The Candidatus Methylomirabilota bacterium genome segment CGTCGGGCGGCCGTCGAGGTGACGCGCGATCCAGTACTCCTGGAACCAGCCGACGTGCCCCATCTCCCAGATGGGTGGCTCCAGGAAGTGCGCCTTGACGCCCAGCATCTGGGCGTCCGTGAGGCCGTCGAGCAGCTCGAGCTCCATGCCGCGCGCATCCAGCAGCGCTTCGAGGAGCGCGTCGGTGGTCGAGCGTCGGGGGAGATCGTTCATGCGGTAAGGGCTCCACCCAGAGTCTAACTTGGAGCCGGGTCTCCTTCACACGGCGCCCGGCTCGGAGACGCGGAACGAAGACTCGTTGCGCTTGAAGACGTCGTTGGCTATCATTGGCCGCACTGCGGAGGTCGCGATGGTCACGCCGGCGGACGTTTCCGCGGTCTCCCGCGCGAACCGATCGGAGACGTGGGTCGATGTCATCCGAAATCGGACCCAGCACCGTCCAGAGCGGGTCGTCTACACCTTCCTCGTCGACGGTGAGTCCCGAGAATCCCGGCTGCCCTACCAGGAGCTCGAGCGCCACGCGCGGGCCATCGCCGCGACCTTGCAGCAGAGCCTCTCCCCGGGCGACCGTGCGCTGTTGCTCTATTCGCCGGGACTGGACTACGTCGCGGCGTTCTTTGGCTGCCTCTACTCCGGCGTCGCCGCGGTTCCGGCCTGGCCGCCGCATCCGGCTCGACTGGAACTGACCCTTCCGAGGCTCCGGAGCATCGTCGCGGACGTGAAGC includes the following:
- a CDS encoding DinB family protein, producing MNDLPRRSTTDALLEALLDARGMELELLDGLTDAQMLGVKAHFLEPPIWEMGHVGWFQEYWIARHLDGRPT